The following are encoded in a window of Brevibacillus sp. DP1.3A genomic DNA:
- the ctaD gene encoding cytochrome c oxidase subunit I, translated as MSAHASHAPNRSGLWDYLTTVDHKKIAILYLIAGGIFFLAGGLEALLIRLQLMYPEIELVGAKTFNELITMHGTTMIFLAVMPIIFALMNAIVPLQIGARDVAFPFVNALGFWLFFFGGVLLNTSWFLGGAPDAGWTSYTTLALNQYSGIGVDFYVLGLQIAGLGTLIGGINFLVTIINMRAPGMTFMRMPMFTWSSFITSGLILFAFPAITVGLVLLMFDRLFGGNFFNPDAGGNVVIWEHLFWIFGHPEVYILILPAFGIISEVVSTFSRKRLFGYSSMVFATALIGFLGFMVWAHHMFTTGLGAIANTLFGLATMLIAVPTGIKIFNWLLTMWGGQIRFPTANLFAVGFIPTFTIGGMTGVMLAVPPADYQYHDSYFVVAHFHYVIVGGLVFGLFAGLYYWWPKMFGKMLNETIGKWNFWTFFIGFHLTFFPQHFLGLMGMPRRVFTYLKDQNLDMGNFISTIGAFGMTIGTILFLINVVVAAKSSKRAPADPWDGRSLEWAIPSPPPEYNFVQTPLVRGLDALWVEKMAGNKGMTPAEPIGDIHMPSPSFLPFLMSLGLFVAGYGFIYHNYVVVVIGLLLTLGCMFTRSVKDDPGYHIHEDELEEKGVKA; from the coding sequence GTGTCTGCACATGCTTCTCATGCACCAAATCGCTCGGGGCTGTGGGATTATCTTACGACAGTGGACCATAAGAAGATTGCGATCCTGTATTTGATTGCTGGTGGAATTTTCTTCTTGGCCGGTGGTTTGGAAGCCCTGCTGATTCGTTTGCAGTTGATGTACCCAGAAATTGAATTAGTTGGTGCCAAGACTTTTAACGAATTAATTACAATGCACGGCACTACGATGATTTTCTTGGCGGTTATGCCGATCATTTTTGCTTTGATGAACGCGATTGTTCCCCTTCAAATTGGTGCACGCGACGTAGCATTCCCGTTTGTTAACGCACTCGGATTCTGGCTATTCTTCTTCGGGGGAGTGCTACTGAACACAAGCTGGTTCTTGGGTGGCGCACCTGATGCTGGTTGGACATCGTATACAACTTTGGCTTTGAATCAATACAGTGGAATCGGCGTAGACTTCTACGTACTCGGTTTGCAAATTGCCGGTCTAGGAACGCTGATTGGTGGTATTAACTTCTTGGTTACCATCATCAACATGCGTGCTCCAGGTATGACATTCATGCGTATGCCAATGTTCACCTGGTCGTCCTTTATTACATCCGGTTTGATCCTCTTCGCATTCCCTGCGATTACGGTTGGTTTGGTTCTGTTGATGTTTGACCGTTTGTTCGGCGGAAACTTTTTCAACCCTGACGCAGGTGGTAACGTTGTTATCTGGGAGCACTTGTTCTGGATCTTCGGTCACCCCGAAGTATACATTTTGATTCTCCCAGCATTCGGTATCATTTCTGAAGTGGTTTCTACATTCTCAAGAAAGCGTCTGTTTGGTTACAGCTCCATGGTATTTGCAACTGCGCTGATCGGTTTCTTGGGCTTCATGGTGTGGGCTCACCACATGTTCACAACAGGTTTGGGCGCAATTGCCAACACGCTGTTTGGACTTGCAACCATGTTGATTGCTGTTCCTACAGGTATCAAAATCTTTAACTGGCTGTTGACTATGTGGGGCGGCCAAATCCGCTTCCCTACCGCAAACCTGTTTGCAGTAGGATTTATCCCAACATTTACAATCGGTGGTATGACAGGGGTTATGCTTGCGGTTCCGCCGGCTGACTACCAATACCATGACAGTTATTTCGTGGTAGCTCACTTCCACTACGTTATCGTAGGGGGTCTCGTATTCGGTCTCTTCGCAGGTCTTTACTACTGGTGGCCGAAAATGTTTGGTAAAATGCTGAACGAAACAATCGGTAAATGGAACTTCTGGACGTTCTTCATTGGTTTCCACCTTACCTTCTTCCCGCAACACTTCCTGGGTCTGATGGGGATGCCGCGTCGCGTCTTTACATACCTCAAAGATCAGAACCTGGATATGGGGAACTTTATCAGTACGATTGGTGCATTTGGTATGACGATCGGTACCATCCTATTCTTGATCAACGTAGTCGTTGCAGCGAAAAGCTCCAAACGCGCTCCTGCAGATCCATGGGATGGACGTTCACTCGAATGGGCGATTCCTTCGCCGCCGCCGGAGTACAACTTCGTTCAAACGCCTCTCGTTCGCGGTTTGGATGCGTTGTGGGTGGAGAAAATGGCTGGTAACAAAGGCATGACGCCTGCGGAGCCTATTGGCGACATTCACATGCCATCGCCATCGTTCTTGCCATTCCTGATGTCTCTCGGATTGTTCGTGGCAGGCTATGGCTTTATCTACCACAACTATGTGGTCGTAGTCATTGGATTGCTCTTAACACTGGGCTGCATGTTTACCCGTTCTGTGAAAGACGATCCAGGGTATCACATTCATGAAGATGAACTCGAAGAGAAAGGGGTTAAGGCTTAA
- a CDS encoding cytochrome c oxidase subunit 3 codes for MANHHAHAVLPDEPEKATLEGKNKVLGFWLFLGGETVLFGSLFATFIALRDQANGGPTSQSLFDMNLVAVATLLLLTSSMTSVMATLALHKKDLKKIQLWLTITVLLGLGFLALEIYEFVHYVNEGLKMSTSAFSSAFYTLVGFHGAHVAFGISWIILLQVSATKKGLTVVTAPKFYLACLYWHFIDVVWVFIFTVVYLMGMIGGKVG; via the coding sequence ATGGCTAACCATCACGCGCATGCAGTATTGCCTGACGAACCGGAAAAAGCCACCCTTGAAGGCAAGAATAAGGTTCTTGGCTTCTGGCTCTTCCTCGGTGGGGAGACAGTTCTCTTCGGTTCCTTGTTTGCAACATTTATCGCTCTTCGTGATCAGGCAAATGGCGGACCAACATCCCAATCGTTGTTTGACATGAATCTCGTTGCCGTGGCAACACTTCTCTTGCTTACCAGCTCGATGACAAGTGTTATGGCTACACTGGCTCTGCACAAGAAAGACCTGAAGAAGATTCAGCTTTGGCTGACCATCACTGTATTGCTCGGTCTCGGCTTCCTTGCTTTGGAGATTTACGAGTTTGTACACTATGTGAATGAAGGACTGAAAATGTCAACGAGTGCATTCTCGTCTGCCTTCTACACATTGGTTGGATTCCACGGAGCTCACGTAGCGTTCGGGATTAGCTGGATCATTCTTTTGCAAGTATCTGCGACGAAAAAGGGCCTGACGGTAGTAACTGCACCGAAGTTCTATCTGGCATGTCTGTACTGGCACTTTATCGACGTTGTATGGGTATTCATCTTTACCGTGGTATATCTCATGGGTATGATCGGTGGAAAGGTGGGATAA
- a CDS encoding cytochrome C oxidase subunit IV family protein encodes MGAQAHNEEVRKPKVKHEGPKRHLVAFIGSLVLTALAFIAVAYEAIPSGFTVPFIVALAFVQAFFQLYVWMHMDQKGHEFARISIFAGLFVILLAIFVFIFWVWI; translated from the coding sequence ATGGGAGCACAAGCTCATAATGAAGAGGTACGCAAGCCGAAAGTCAAACACGAGGGTCCGAAAAGACACCTAGTTGCTTTCATCGGATCTCTCGTATTGACTGCACTGGCGTTCATTGCAGTGGCGTATGAAGCAATTCCATCAGGTTTTACCGTACCATTCATCGTTGCTTTGGCCTTCGTTCAAGCGTTCTTCCAACTGTATGTTTGGATGCACATGGATCAAAAAGGTCATGAGTTTGCACGTATCAGTATTTTTGCAGGGTTATTCGTAATCCTGTTGGCGATTTTCGTCTTTATTTTCTGGGTTTGGATCTAG
- a CDS encoding EthD family reductase, with the protein MVKLVAIYRKPEDIDAFDKHYFEVHGPLAEKMPGLIKMEVSKIYGTPMGESDLHLMAEMYFESKEALMEALSSPEGRAAGKDLRGFAGPIVSMHFAEVV; encoded by the coding sequence ATGGTGAAATTGGTAGCAATTTATCGCAAGCCCGAAGATATCGATGCTTTTGACAAGCATTATTTCGAGGTACATGGCCCATTGGCAGAAAAAATGCCTGGCTTAATCAAAATGGAAGTAAGCAAAATCTACGGAACACCAATGGGAGAATCCGACCTGCATCTGATGGCAGAAATGTACTTTGAATCAAAAGAAGCTTTGATGGAAGCGTTGTCATCCCCAGAAGGTCGCGCAGCAGGAAAAGACCTCCGTGGCTTCGCTGGACCAATTGTGTCCATGCATTTTGCAGAAGTAGTTTAA
- a CDS encoding PaaI family thioesterase — protein sequence MTTKRLIDEQALHQKHYDEICEKLKQDPFAQFLGIKLIELGEGTATAEVTVAEHMLNAHGTAHGAIIFSLADFVFAAACNSYGKTSVALSMNIGFLAAAMKGNRLVATATEEKKNNRTAWYRIRVETEHGLVATLDALAYRKSDYFVEIDENE from the coding sequence ATGACCACGAAAAGATTGATAGACGAACAAGCGCTCCATCAGAAGCATTACGATGAGATTTGTGAAAAGCTAAAGCAAGATCCATTTGCGCAATTTTTGGGCATCAAGCTGATTGAGCTGGGAGAAGGAACGGCGACTGCGGAAGTCACAGTTGCCGAGCATATGCTGAATGCGCACGGCACTGCTCATGGCGCAATCATCTTCTCCCTGGCAGACTTTGTTTTTGCAGCGGCCTGTAATTCCTATGGCAAAACGTCTGTGGCACTGTCGATGAATATCGGATTTTTGGCTGCTGCCATGAAAGGGAATCGCTTGGTGGCAACAGCGACAGAAGAGAAGAAAAACAATCGCACAGCCTGGTATCGCATCCGCGTAGAAACGGAGCATGGCTTGGTAGCGACACTGGATGCATTAGCTTATCGGAAAAGTGATTACTTCGTCGAAATCGACGAAAATGAATAA
- a CDS encoding PaaI family thioesterase, giving the protein MSVEIRNRFNHYLGIEVVHRDEQGCKVALKIRPELFNSIEGVVHGGVTATLADVAMGHGAAPHVDGVQQCVTVESKIQYLHPARGEVLEAQSHVLKQGKSLIVMEARVTCDGKLVAFATGTYARVNPPAQGGR; this is encoded by the coding sequence ATGTCAGTGGAGATCCGTAATCGATTCAACCACTACCTGGGCATAGAAGTTGTGCACCGAGATGAACAGGGCTGTAAGGTAGCACTGAAAATTCGCCCCGAGCTGTTCAATAGCATCGAAGGTGTCGTACACGGAGGCGTTACGGCGACATTAGCCGATGTGGCAATGGGGCATGGGGCAGCACCTCATGTGGATGGTGTACAGCAATGTGTGACGGTGGAGAGCAAGATTCAATACCTGCATCCTGCTCGCGGTGAGGTACTCGAGGCACAATCCCATGTATTGAAACAAGGAAAAAGCTTGATCGTGATGGAAGCACGCGTGACTTGTGATGGCAAGCTTGTGGCTTTTGCTACCGGCACGTATGCGCGGGTTAACCCGCCTGCACAAGGAGGACGTTGA
- a CDS encoding enoyl-CoA hydratase-related protein, protein MMEESVRFEREGHIGLITLNRPDELNALNYDTLERLGSLIEQVRLDAKEIRVVIVKAEGRAFSAGADLKERRTLTEQQVRRNVRKIRDVFTALERLPQPTIAMINGFAFGGGFELALACDFRYAVADAKMGLTEVSLGIIPGAGGTQRLSRLIGPSKAKELILTARRIQAQEAYQIGFVNAVAKDTEELRELAMGLANEILANAPLAVYQAKSAIDRGSSVDLQTGLDIETMCYEVIIPTTDRLEALEAFREKRKPVFKGE, encoded by the coding sequence ATGATGGAAGAGAGCGTTCGCTTTGAACGTGAAGGACATATAGGATTAATTACGCTGAATCGTCCAGATGAGCTGAATGCGCTGAACTACGATACATTGGAGCGCCTGGGAAGCTTGATTGAGCAGGTGCGTCTGGATGCAAAAGAGATTCGCGTGGTCATCGTGAAGGCAGAAGGGCGAGCATTTAGTGCAGGGGCAGATTTGAAGGAGCGCCGTACACTGACGGAACAGCAGGTACGCCGCAATGTCCGCAAAATCCGCGATGTATTTACTGCGTTGGAGAGGCTTCCGCAGCCGACGATTGCCATGATTAACGGATTTGCTTTTGGCGGGGGTTTTGAGCTGGCGCTGGCCTGTGATTTCCGCTATGCAGTTGCAGATGCCAAAATGGGTCTGACAGAGGTGAGCTTGGGCATCATTCCTGGGGCGGGTGGTACGCAGCGGTTGTCTCGCTTGATCGGACCTTCCAAGGCAAAAGAGCTGATCCTGACTGCCCGACGCATCCAAGCACAGGAAGCGTATCAAATCGGTTTCGTAAATGCTGTTGCAAAAGATACAGAGGAGCTGCGTGAGCTGGCAATGGGGTTGGCGAACGAGATTTTGGCAAATGCTCCGCTGGCGGTTTATCAGGCAAAATCAGCCATTGATCGCGGAAGCAGTGTTGATTTGCAGACAGGTCTAGATATCGAAACCATGTGCTATGAAGTGATTATTCCCACGACAGATCGTCTGGAAGCATTGGAAGCCTTCCGCGAAAAGCGAAAACCAGTTTTTAAGGGTGAGTAA
- the paaK gene encoding phenylacetate--CoA ligase PaaK, translating into MIFNTEMETLPREKMTELQQARLKETVKRVYERVPFHTKAFNEAGVKPEDIQSMEDIKKLPFMKKTDLRENYPFNLFAVEMKEVARIHGSSGTKGKPTVVGYTKKDLENWAEIVARAICCAGGEPGDIFHNAYGYGLFTGGLGLHNGIEHMGAVAVPVSGGNTSRQITLIEDFKPRGIAATPSYVLNIVEEMKKQGIDPRETSVKYGIFGAEPWSEEMRVQLEHELDIKAVDIYGLSEVMGPGVSIECHEVQDGLHIAEDHFYAEIIDPNTGEVLPYGQEGELVFTSLTKEAFPVVRYRTGDIASLNPEPCKCGRTTMRMSRIKGRVDDMLIIRGVNVFPTEIESVLLTFNQLAPHYQVVIERDGALDRFEVHCELTTAYANEISGNDSSALSPLVKEICHDIKNTLGVSVVLRVQPPNSLTRSEGKAIRVVDNRNKSQAAI; encoded by the coding sequence ATGATCTTTAATACAGAAATGGAAACGCTACCAAGAGAGAAAATGACGGAACTGCAACAGGCACGCTTGAAAGAAACGGTCAAACGCGTATACGAGCGCGTCCCTTTCCACACAAAAGCATTCAATGAGGCTGGTGTAAAACCAGAAGATATTCAATCGATGGAAGATATAAAGAAGCTTCCATTTATGAAAAAGACAGATTTGCGAGAAAATTACCCGTTCAATCTGTTTGCAGTCGAAATGAAGGAAGTAGCACGCATTCACGGTTCATCCGGGACAAAAGGAAAACCGACTGTTGTCGGCTACACCAAAAAAGACCTGGAGAATTGGGCGGAGATCGTGGCGCGCGCCATTTGCTGTGCGGGCGGAGAGCCGGGAGACATATTCCATAACGCGTATGGCTACGGTCTTTTTACAGGTGGTTTGGGTCTGCACAACGGCATCGAGCACATGGGCGCAGTCGCAGTGCCAGTATCCGGTGGTAATACCTCCCGTCAAATTACGTTGATCGAGGACTTCAAGCCACGTGGTATTGCAGCAACGCCATCCTATGTCCTCAACATCGTCGAAGAGATGAAAAAGCAAGGAATCGATCCACGAGAGACGAGTGTCAAATACGGGATTTTTGGTGCAGAACCGTGGTCGGAAGAAATGCGCGTACAGCTGGAGCATGAGCTCGACATTAAAGCCGTAGACATTTACGGGCTGAGCGAAGTGATGGGGCCAGGTGTTTCCATTGAATGTCATGAGGTGCAGGATGGTCTGCATATCGCAGAAGACCATTTCTACGCAGAAATTATCGATCCGAATACAGGAGAAGTGCTCCCATACGGACAAGAAGGTGAGCTCGTATTCACGTCGCTGACGAAAGAAGCATTCCCGGTTGTGCGCTATCGCACGGGTGATATCGCTTCCCTCAATCCTGAGCCCTGTAAGTGCGGACGGACAACCATGCGGATGTCGCGCATCAAAGGGCGTGTAGATGACATGCTCATTATTCGCGGGGTCAATGTGTTCCCGACAGAGATTGAGTCCGTTCTGCTTACGTTCAACCAATTGGCTCCACACTATCAGGTCGTCATTGAACGCGATGGTGCCCTCGACCGTTTTGAGGTGCACTGCGAGCTGACAACAGCATATGCAAATGAGATCAGTGGAAATGACAGCTCTGCTCTCTCGCCATTGGTGAAAGAAATCTGCCATGACATCAAAAATACGTTGGGCGTGTCCGTGGTGTTGCGGGTGCAACCGCCGAATTCCTTGACGCGCAGCGAAGGGAAAGCGATTCGTGTCGTGGATAACAGGAACAAATCACAGGCAGCTATTTAA
- a CDS encoding enoyl-CoA hydratase-related protein: MAYEYISVASEDGVGIITLNRPKILNALNLQLVDELVDQLEQMDRDPGIRVIILTGNARAFAAGADINEMAEASAIDIMKRNQFAVWDRISLISKPIIGAVSGFVLGGGCELMMNCDIVIASETAVIGQPEIKLGVMPGAGGTQRLTHVVGERKALEMLLTGEPISAKEALKYGLVNRVVPVEAYYQEALKLAKQIAQQPPLAVQVIKKAVYKAGDLPLQEGMDYERNSFYLLLASEDRKEGMQAFLEKRKPRFTGN, translated from the coding sequence ATGGCCTATGAATATATTAGCGTAGCCAGTGAAGATGGTGTCGGTATCATTACGTTGAATCGACCGAAGATTCTAAACGCACTGAATTTGCAGCTCGTCGACGAATTGGTTGACCAGCTGGAGCAAATGGACCGTGACCCGGGGATTCGGGTGATCATCCTGACTGGCAACGCGAGGGCGTTCGCAGCGGGTGCCGACATTAATGAAATGGCGGAAGCATCAGCCATCGACATCATGAAGCGCAATCAGTTCGCGGTTTGGGATCGCATCTCACTCATCTCCAAGCCGATTATTGGTGCCGTCAGTGGCTTTGTGCTCGGTGGTGGCTGTGAATTAATGATGAACTGCGATATTGTGATCGCTTCGGAGACAGCCGTCATTGGTCAACCGGAAATCAAGCTGGGAGTCATGCCTGGGGCTGGTGGTACACAGCGTCTGACGCATGTGGTAGGTGAGCGAAAAGCACTGGAGATGCTGCTCACAGGTGAACCGATTTCGGCCAAAGAAGCGTTGAAATACGGACTGGTCAATCGGGTAGTTCCAGTGGAGGCGTACTATCAGGAAGCGCTCAAGCTGGCGAAGCAAATCGCCCAGCAGCCGCCGCTCGCGGTACAGGTCATCAAAAAAGCCGTGTACAAAGCTGGTGATCTCCCCCTTCAAGAGGGAATGGATTACGAGCGAAACAGCTTTTATCTTCTTTTGGCAAGCGAAGATCGAAAAGAAGGCATGCAAGCTTTTCTGGAGAAGCGCAAACCCCGTTTTACGGGAAATTAG
- a CDS encoding enoyl-CoA hydratase-related protein — MYETILYEVSEGVAVVTLNRPDKFNAFTAVMNKEITDALKQAQKDADVRCIVLTGAGRAFNAGQDLSDVSGGGDVDYGSFLRDRYNPMILQFQKTEKPIIAAVNGVAAGAGMSVALACDIRLASEKASFVNAFVNIGLVPDSGGCYFLPRIVGIGKALELAMMGEKVSAEEALRFGLVNQVYPAESFMEDALVYARKLASLPTKGIGLIKRTMYKGLEMGLEETLEYEAFAQEAAGSTEDHKEGVTAFMEKRAPRFTGR, encoded by the coding sequence ATGTACGAAACGATTCTTTATGAAGTGTCAGAAGGCGTAGCAGTAGTGACCTTGAACCGTCCGGACAAATTCAATGCGTTTACAGCCGTCATGAACAAGGAAATCACCGATGCGTTGAAGCAAGCGCAGAAGGATGCGGATGTGCGTTGCATCGTTCTTACCGGAGCAGGGCGGGCGTTCAATGCGGGGCAGGATCTCAGTGACGTTTCTGGGGGAGGAGATGTGGATTACGGTAGTTTCTTGCGGGATCGTTATAATCCAATGATCCTCCAGTTTCAAAAAACAGAGAAGCCGATCATCGCAGCGGTAAACGGTGTAGCAGCAGGTGCAGGTATGAGTGTTGCGCTGGCATGCGATATTCGCCTGGCATCGGAAAAGGCATCCTTCGTCAATGCTTTTGTTAACATCGGGCTCGTTCCCGATTCAGGAGGTTGCTACTTCTTGCCGCGCATCGTTGGGATCGGCAAGGCGTTGGAGCTGGCGATGATGGGGGAAAAGGTATCCGCTGAGGAAGCACTGCGATTTGGATTGGTCAATCAAGTGTACCCTGCGGAGAGCTTCATGGAGGATGCGTTGGTGTATGCGCGCAAGCTGGCGTCACTGCCGACGAAGGGAATTGGTTTGATCAAGCGCACGATGTACAAAGGGCTTGAGATGGGGTTGGAAGAGACCTTGGAATATGAAGCTTTTGCACAAGAGGCGGCTGGCAGCACAGAGGATCATAAGGAAGGGGTCACCGCTTTCATGGAAAAACGTGCGCCTCGTTTTACAGGCCGTTAG
- a CDS encoding 3-hydroxyacyl-CoA dehydrogenase family protein, whose protein sequence is MSMKTVGVIGAGTMGAGIALVCARKGHQVMLLDANQAVLDKALVYLESILTKDVEKNKISEQEMTETLELVHLVSEMEQLADCDIVIEAVPERLDLKKSIFSQLSGICREDALLLTNTSSISITEIAGGLSHPERILGFHFFNPAPVMPLVEVIRGKKSSEENVEVAYRFAQELGKVPVLVTDTPGFIVNRIARPYYNEALRILGDHVAGVEQIDRIMKLAGGFKMGPFELQDMIGIDINFATTKSVYTDFFHEGRFKPSRIQQQMVQSGSLGRKTGEGFYDYNK, encoded by the coding sequence GTGAGTATGAAAACAGTAGGCGTCATCGGGGCGGGAACGATGGGAGCGGGAATCGCTCTTGTCTGTGCTCGCAAAGGACATCAGGTCATGCTGCTGGATGCAAATCAGGCGGTGCTGGACAAAGCGCTTGTCTATTTGGAATCGATCCTGACAAAAGACGTGGAGAAAAACAAAATCAGTGAACAAGAAATGACAGAGACCTTAGAGCTAGTCCATCTCGTATCGGAAATGGAGCAGTTGGCAGACTGCGATATCGTCATCGAAGCGGTGCCAGAGCGTCTCGATTTGAAAAAAAGCATTTTCAGCCAGCTTTCTGGGATTTGCAGAGAGGATGCCCTTTTACTAACGAATACTTCCTCCATCTCGATTACGGAGATTGCAGGAGGACTTTCGCATCCCGAGCGCATTCTCGGATTTCATTTTTTCAATCCGGCACCCGTCATGCCCTTGGTTGAGGTTATTCGCGGGAAAAAATCGAGCGAGGAAAATGTGGAGGTGGCGTATCGATTTGCGCAAGAGTTGGGCAAGGTGCCTGTTCTGGTGACGGACACCCCTGGCTTTATCGTCAATCGAATCGCGCGGCCTTACTATAATGAAGCATTGCGTATCCTAGGTGATCATGTGGCAGGTGTGGAGCAGATTGACCGCATCATGAAGCTGGCTGGCGGATTCAAAATGGGACCGTTTGAGCTGCAAGACATGATTGGCATCGACATCAATTTTGCCACCACCAAATCGGTCTATACCGACTTCTTCCATGAAGGACGATTTAAGCCTAGCCGGATTCAGCAACAAATGGTTCAATCCGGCAGCCTGGGCAGAAAGACGGGGGAAGGCTTCTATGACTACAACAAATAA
- a CDS encoding 3-hydroxyacyl-CoA dehydrogenase family protein, with product MTTTNKAVLLVGTSPLYAELNHLMVERGYQVLTLAEAMAEPELVELAVEVNSVDMQAKKRQVRELDDLLPPNVPIITTSLAITATEVASWTQHPERVCGFGTLVPLVERELIEIAPALQTELDTIQATDVFFQSLGKATETVNDEVGLVFPRILTLIINEATFTLMEKAATATDIDIAMKKGTNYPYGPLEWADRIGLDEIFAISRGLQRDLAEERYRTAPLLRKLVLAGRVGVRSGQGFYTYEEKVGVEA from the coding sequence ATGACTACAACAAATAAGGCTGTATTGCTCGTGGGCACAAGCCCGCTGTACGCAGAGTTGAATCATCTGATGGTAGAAAGAGGCTACCAGGTGCTTACGCTTGCAGAAGCGATGGCGGAACCTGAGCTGGTTGAATTGGCAGTGGAAGTGAATAGCGTCGATATGCAGGCGAAAAAGAGGCAGGTACGCGAGCTGGATGACCTATTGCCACCAAACGTACCGATCATCACGACTTCGCTCGCGATTACAGCTACAGAAGTAGCGTCCTGGACACAGCATCCTGAACGCGTTTGCGGATTTGGAACGCTCGTGCCCTTGGTTGAACGGGAGCTGATCGAGATTGCCCCTGCCCTGCAAACGGAGCTGGATACGATTCAAGCAACGGACGTTTTCTTTCAATCGCTCGGAAAAGCGACGGAAACTGTAAATGACGAGGTAGGTCTCGTGTTCCCGCGCATTTTAACACTCATTATCAACGAGGCTACCTTTACTCTGATGGAAAAAGCAGCAACCGCTACCGATATCGATATCGCGATGAAAAAAGGAACCAACTATCCATACGGCCCTCTCGAATGGGCAGATCGCATCGGGTTGGATGAGATTTTTGCGATATCGAGAGGTTTGCAGCGCGATCTGGCCGAGGAGCGTTATCGCACAGCGCCGCTATTACGAAAGCTGGTGCTGGCAGGGCGTGTCGGCGTACGCAGTGGGCAAGGCTTTTACACGTACGAAGAAAAAGTGGGTGTAGAGGCATGA
- a CDS encoding thiolase family protein, with the protein MSLTNKEVYVAAAVRTPIGKLGGSLKNTPIDDLTAIVLNGALAKAGQSGEIVDGVIMGNVISAGPFINIARVGLLKAGLPDTIPGLTVNRVCASGLEAVNLAAQSIQAGHSQVILAGGVENLTRSPYIMEKFEQPYQRGGQTLIESFGGPRSAPVSLYGDLTMGDTAENVAEQFGISREDQDRFAAESQSRAINAIDAGLFRDEIIPITLKGKKGEETLFDTDEFPRRDSSVESLSKLRPAFRKDGSVTAGNSSGINDGAAALLLMNEEMLQKTGVAPLGRIVHFVSAGVDPRIMGIGPVAAIRKLLAETSMTVDQIDLFELNEAFASQSLACMRELGLDPLKTNVNGGAIALGHPLGMSGARLAGTILFELRRRQKKYGIVSLCIGGGQGLATLVEAL; encoded by the coding sequence ATGAGCTTGACTAACAAGGAGGTGTACGTAGCAGCAGCAGTACGTACACCAATCGGCAAGCTGGGCGGAAGTCTGAAGAACACCCCCATCGACGACCTGACAGCCATTGTCTTGAATGGAGCGCTTGCGAAGGCAGGACAATCCGGTGAGATTGTTGATGGGGTCATCATGGGTAACGTCATATCGGCCGGACCGTTTATTAACATTGCACGCGTTGGTTTGTTGAAAGCAGGGCTTCCTGACACCATACCTGGACTGACTGTGAATCGGGTGTGTGCATCCGGGCTAGAGGCAGTCAATTTGGCTGCGCAGTCCATCCAAGCGGGACATAGTCAGGTCATTCTGGCTGGCGGTGTAGAGAATTTGACTCGTTCACCGTACATCATGGAAAAATTCGAGCAGCCGTATCAACGTGGCGGACAGACATTGATCGAGTCTTTTGGCGGACCACGTTCTGCTCCTGTTTCGCTTTATGGAGATTTGACCATGGGAGATACAGCGGAAAACGTTGCGGAGCAATTCGGAATCAGTCGCGAGGATCAGGATCGTTTTGCAGCAGAGAGCCAGTCTCGGGCTATCAACGCGATAGATGCAGGTCTGTTCCGCGATGAGATCATTCCAATCACGTTAAAAGGGAAAAAAGGGGAAGAAACGCTGTTTGATACGGATGAATTCCCAAGAAGGGATTCCAGTGTGGAGTCATTGTCCAAGTTGCGACCTGCCTTCCGAAAAGATGGTAGCGTCACAGCAGGCAACTCCTCCGGTATCAACGATGGCGCAGCGGCTTTGCTCTTGATGAATGAAGAAATGCTGCAAAAGACAGGCGTCGCTCCTTTGGGGCGCATTGTTCATTTCGTCAGTGCTGGTGTTGATCCGCGCATTATGGGCATTGGTCCGGTCGCTGCGATTCGCAAGCTGCTCGCAGAAACGAGCATGACCGTAGATCAAATCGACCTGTTTGAGTTAAATGAAGCTTTTGCTTCTCAGTCACTCGCCTGCATGCGCGAGCTGGGACTGGATCCTTTGAAAACCAATGTAAACGGTGGAGCAATCGCGTTGGGTCATCCACTCGGAATGAGCGGTGCCCGCCTGGCAGGTACGATTCTTTTTGAGCTGAGACGTCGCCAAAAGAAATACGGAATCGTTTCGTTGTGCATAGGCGGCGGCCAAGGATTGGCCACGTTAGTAGAAGCGCTATAG